The DNA segment AATATTATTTTTTTTTAAAATCGGCTCTATTCGGGGAAACCATCTGTTTGCACGCTTCAGCATTAATAAAGTTTGCGATTGCCAGTAAACATTGGTAAGCATTTCTCTGTCGAGTGCTTCTTTTATGTCAAACCTGTCGGTTGAAATTTTTTCGCCAGCAAAAATTAATTCTTCGGGAACTTCAACTGAAAATATTTTATAACTATCCTGAAAATAATTTTCATATTTTTTAATTTCATCTTTTCTTTCTATTGAAAAACTAAAAAGTTTATAAATAAAAATGATACCGAACAATAAAAATAATACCGACAATAATCTTTTTGTCTTTACCTTGAATGTCGCAGAAATCATGATTTTTTGATATGATTTTTCTTTTTCATCTTGGTTACGTAAAATAAAATTCCAAACAGAAAAACTAAATATAATACAAATAAAGAAATATAAAGATGATTCCATTTGGCTATGGAATTAATAATTACCATCATTATTACTGAAATAGCAGAAAGAAAAGAAAAAATAAAGGCAATTTGTTTTTCAGTATGTCCGAGATAAAACAAATTGTGGGTTGTATGGTCTTTTCCCCCAATAAAAGGTGATTGTTTTCGCATAATTCTGTTGAATACAACTATAGTGGTATCTATTATCGGTAAACTAAAAATTATAACCGCATTTAAAATTCTTTTTGTAAATATTTCATTTCCGTTAAAGTCCTTATTATTCCAATAAAAAACAATCCCAATTCCTGCCAGAAATATTCCAAGCAATTGACTGCCCGTATCGCCCATATACATTTTTGAAGGATACCAGTTGTAAAACAAAAACCCTATTAAAGATGCCAGAATTCCAATCAGCAATAATACATATACATCAATTATAAAGTGCTGAAGTAATACCAAAACCAATATAGAAACAAGAATGAATACTGAAACAATCGTTGCTATTGAATCCATGTTGTCGAGCATATTTATTGAATTCATCAAGCCGACAACCCAAAAAATTGTTATCAGATAGTTATATAAATCATTTTGAAAAATATTAATATATGTTCCCGTAAATATTAAAATCAGAGAACAAAAAAGTTGAGTAAAAAACTTCAGAAGCGGACGTGTATTAAAAGCGTCATCAGCCAAACCCATGACAAAACCGAGTGTACAAGCTACGAAAAAACCAAGAAATTTTAAATTGAATGATTGATATTCCTTGTGGAAAAACGAACAGAAAATTATTGAAACAAGAAATATAATATAAAATGAAATCCCTCCAAGAGATGGTTTATCCTGAGAACTCCAACGTATTTCATTTCCATTATTATTTCTTATTCCGAGAGTTTTTGAAAACTTCAGGAATAAACCATTTATCACAAAAGAAAATATTATTGCACAAATAAAAAATATTATTAATTCTATTAATCCTCTCATATTCTCTTTACTTTAAAATAAGCTTATATAATCTTTAAATTTTAACCCTTTTTTATCTTTTTCGGAAAGAACCGGATTATTTATATTCCATTTTATATTTAAATCAGGGTCATTCCACAAAATACATCTTTCCGAATCTTTATTGTAAAAATTGGAACATTTGTATGAAAAAACTGTTTTGTCTTTCAGTGTTGCAAAGCCGTGAGCAAAACCAGAAGGAACCAACAACATGGTTTTGTTTTCTTCTGATAATTCAATAGAAAAATATTTTCCGTAGGTGTGAGATTTTTTTCTGATATCTACAACAACATCCATAACTTTCCCTTTTATAACGCGAATTAGCTTTGCTTGTTCATGAGGAGGAATTTGAAAATGCAAACCTCTGATAACATTTTTTTGCGATTTAGATTCATTATCCTGAACAAATTTGTATTTTATTCCGTTTTTATTGAAAACTTCTTCATTATACGATTCAAAGAAATAACCTCTGTCATCCTGAAAAACATCGGGCTCAATTATTAATAAATCTGATATAAAAGTTTTAATAATTTTCATCTGGATTTTAAACTTTTATTCCTAAAATTCTTTTCAAAAACGATACTTTTACCTTTTTATTTTTATCTTCATCATAATAGCCATAACCGTAACCATAGCCGTATCCGTAACCATAGCCATAACCATAGCCATAACCATAGCCATAATTTTTGTATCCCTTTCCGTAACCATATTCCGAAGTTAAAATTTCAACTCCGTTGAGTATTATAGCGAGTTTTGATATTTTATTTTCATTAACAAGTTTGTCAACATTTTCAATAAAAGCTTTATTTGAATAATTTGCTTTAAAAATATAAATAGGATAGTCTGCTCTCTGTATATTAATTATACCATCAGTTACAAGTCCTGCAGGAGGATTATCAATAATAATATAATCATATTTTGTTTTAAGATAAATTATAATTTCATCCATTTTTAAACTCAAAACTAATTCTGAGGGATTAGGAGGGGTTGGTCCTGCTGTAAGAATATCAAGGTATTCAACAGAGCTTGGACGGATGCAGTTTTCAATAGTGTCTTTTCCTATTAATACAGTACTTAGTCCCTTGTCATTATCAACGCCAAAACCAATATGAATTTTTGGTTTTCGCATATCGGAGTCAATAAGAATCACTTTTTTTTCAGAGAAAGCCATAATTCCTGCCAGATTAACTGCAACAAATGTTTTTCCTTCTCCGGATATGGTAGAAGTTATGGAAATAATTTTGGGGCCGGGCTCATTTGATATATACTGAAGATTTGTTCGTACTGCTCTTAATGATTCTGCAATTAAAGATTTAGGTCTTTTATCAACAATCATTTGCGTAATAGGTATTTCTCTTCTGTATTTAGGAATCATTCCAAGTACAGGAATATCGGTATATTTGGTAATATCTGATAATAAGCATATATAATTATATAATACATATCTTATAATAATAACAGCAAGGCAAAAAAACAATGCTGCCAAAATACAAGCCATTACAATATTTCTTTTATTGGGAGAAATCGGAACAGTAGGCGCCATTGCTATCTGTAATATTTCATTATTTGAAGTATATCCTGCCTTGGAAATTGAATACTCTGCTTTCTTTTGAACCAGCTGGTCATAATATCTTTCATTAATGGAATGCATTCTTTGTAAAACCGTATATTCAATAGGAAATATTCCGGTTCCGTTAGCAGTATCGGTGGGATTTACTTCTTTACTCAGTATTTTATAATATTCATATATCTTACCAAATAACTCTTTCTTTTTAACATCATTATTTTTTCTTATTGCTTTAATTGTTTCGTTGAGTAGTTTTTTCTGAACTTCAATTTGAAAATTTATTGATTCTACTTGTCCGCTTTTAAGAGTTACATCATATAAAATTTGTTCTTTTTTTATCAGTAATTGTTGAATATTATTCAGAATACCTGTTATCATACCTTGTTGTAAATCGCTTCCTGCTAAAATTGCAATTAACTTATATATATCAACATCTTTATTTTTAACTATATTATTTTCAATTTCACTTAAAATACCATTTTGATAATATATATTCACTATCTTGTTTTCTATGTCATCAATTTTTAAGGGAATATTTTTTGTTTCAAGAGTTTTAACATCATTAATAAAAGAATCTATAGTGCTTGTATCAATTTCTTTGCCAGTAAAGAAATTCTTATTATTTAGTGCTTCAATGATATTTCCTTTCTTAAATGCTCTCAATTGCGTTTCCGTTTCATTTAATTTGTTATAAACTTCTGTGAGTTGATTGTCAAGAAACTCAAGAATATTTTTAGCACTTTCCGCCTTTTTTTCAATATCATAAATTTTAAATTCCTGTGCAATAGTATTTACAATATCAGCTGCTTTGTTTGAGTTCCTGTCCTGAAAACTTATTTGTATTGTTTTTGCTGCGCCATTAAGAATATTTATTTTTAACCTTGAAGAATTTATTGCTACAATTCTTTGCGGGTCATTAACAATAAAATAATAATCATCACTCAAATTTTTACTTCTTTGTTCAATAATGGCAGAATAATTAATAACACTGATTTTAAAATCTATTTGAGGAAATGTCATCCAAACATTAACCAATCCGTGCTGATTATAAACTCTACCATTTAATTCATAATCAATTTTAAATCTTCTGTTATCAATAAAATTCAAAAATATTTGTTTGCCGAATAAAGAAGGTTCTTTAACTTTAACCTCCACGTTAAAAGGAGTGCTTGTGTATGCTTCAAAATCCAGAATAGTTCCTTTCAGATAATAACTTATGTTTAATGGCAGTTTAGAAAAAACTCTATTGAGAAATACAGGAGCTCTCAATAATTCAAGGTCTTTTTCGGTACTGCCACTCTGGTCATCATTGGCATTCAGAATATTTGCAGTATTTGTTGAATTTTGCTGAATAATGGAAACGGCTTCATAAACCGGATGTGTATATCTCAAGTATAAAAAAGCCATCACTCCTGCCATAACAAAAAAAGAAATTATCCAAAAAATACTCTTCTTGAAAATAAATATGAATAGTTTCGGGTCAAATTCGTCGTTTATATTTGATAATTTCTTTTTAAGCATTATTTAAACAGAATTAATTTTATTTCTTTGCGCCTAATGTATAATAAATTAACAATATTGTTGATATTAATGACATATAAGGAGAAATTGTGTTCATAAATTCTTCAGGAACTTTATCTCTCGGTTCTATGTATATAATATCATTTGCCTGAAGAACTATGTTTCCCTGGTCAATATTTTGCACTCTTGATAAATCTATCTGAAAAACCTGATTGCCTTCTTTTGTTCTTCTTATAATTTTAATTTTATGTGACTTTCCTTCACCGATTCCTCCTGACTGGGCAATCAACTCAAATAAAGTTGTTTTTGAATTATATAGCGGCACGACCGAAGAATTTGTACCGCCTCTGATAAGAATAATCCTGTTATTGCTGACATGAACTTGCACAAAGGGTTTATTAAAATAAACAGTAAATTTTTCTTCAAGCATTTTTTCGGTTTCTCTGGAAGTTAATCCGGCTATCTGTATTCTTCCTAAAACAGGAAATTTCACAGTGCCATCATACTCTACCTGTAATGTAAGTCCGCCACCGCTGCTAGCGTAACCATTTACGCCATTATCATTTCTGTTGAAATTTAAGGTATTTCCTCCGATTGTTCCATTTACCGGGTCAACCAATCTTTCGCCATCATTGGTGAACAATGCAAAAGAAATAATATCGTTGGGAGAAATTTTATAAAGCTGGTTTGAATCTGTTGGCAGAGGAGTATATTGATAATCAACTCCTGTTCTCAACATTTTGCTCGGATTAAATATCCTGCAGGAAGTTATACAAAAACTCAGTATTAATAAGTAAAACAAACTTTTTTTCATTTTTTATGTTGATTTATCTTATCCGCATTTTCTTTTAATAACGATAAATATAAGTTTTTCATATTATTTACCAAACATGTATAGTGATATTTTTTTCTAACAAAATCCGCTCCCGATTTTCCGAAGACAGCTCTAAGATTATCATCATCTAACAATTTCAGCATATTCTCCCCGAATTTTTCGGCATCTCCGTTTGGTGATATAAATGCTGTTTGATTGGGAATAACCACATTTTTAATCCCTCCAACATCAGTTGTAACTATGGGTTTATTTGCTGCCTGCGCTTCTATTAAGCTTACCGGAGTTCCTTCATTTAATGATGTTAAAGCAATAATATCCATTCCTGATATTGCATAGTCAATATTTTTAATCCATGAAGTAAAAGTAATTATTGCCTTTTCATTTTTGTAATTTCCTTCCAGATAACTTATTCCTAATTCTTTTGCTTTTAATTCTATATTTGTCTTCTCGGTGCCATCACCAATTATAAAAACCCTTATTTTTTTATCTGTGCGTTCCAGAATATATTTCAATGCTTCGATAAACATAATGTGGTTTTTAATAGGAACAATTCTGCCAATTATGCCTATTGCTATTTCGTCATAAGCTATATTATAATCTTTCCTGAAGGATTCTCTTTTAAAATCCATATTTTCCTGAAACTTGTCAAGGTCAAAGCCAAGAGGGATTACTTCAATTTTTTCGGGTTTACAGATTTTATATTTTTTTGCCAGTTCTTCTTTTTGTATTTCACTCAAAGCGATTATTCTGGTGCTTTTCTTTGCAAGCTGCCGTTCAATATTAACGTAAAATGAGGATTTAATGCTGCTGAAATATGCATCAAAAACATGTCCGTGAAAAGTATGAATAATAACGGGCACTTTCATATATGATGCGGCTCTGCGTCCGAGTGCTCCTGCTTTTGAAGCATGTGTATGAACAATATGAGGTCTGAATCTTTTTATTATATCTCTTATTTTTCTATATGCAATAATGTCGTAGTAAGGATTTATACTCCTTTTCATTTCAGGAATAGTAAAAGGAATTATCCCAAGACTTCTAACTATATATTCCGAATTTTCTTCGGTTTCATCATTATCACCTCCAATAAGCATTGTTTCAAATTCGGGCTCCAAATATTTTGTAAGATACGCTGCATTATAAGTCGGACCACCCAAATTAAAACGATTTAATATTCTTAATACTCTTGGCATGTATAAAATAAGTTTGTAGTTTACAGTTTAAGGTTTAAAGTTTTTGTTATTTGAGCTTACTATTCTTTAATTTATTTTGTTTTCGATTTTAAAGATTTTAAAACTTTGAAATTCGCATGTATATTTTTTTATTGTTAATCCTACTTATCATGTTCTGGAGTTCAATATGCATGACTTTAAACTTTAGACCTTAAACTTTAAACAAAATAAAGTTTAATTCATATATTTCTTCCACCAATACTGAAATACCAGTAATCCCCATATTTGTGCATGCACATCTCCCGGATTTGCTGAAAATAATTTATCCTTCATGCTTTTAACAATAGAAATATCAAAAATTCCCTGCTCTTTCACAAAATTGTCGTTTAGTAGGTTATCTTCGAGCATTGATTTAAGGTCGGTTCTTAACCACTTGAGCAAAGGCACTTCAAATCCATGTTTCTTTCTTGTATAAAGTTCTTCGGGCAAATATTTTCTGAATGTATCTTTCAAAATCTTTTTCTGATGTTTTTGAACAATTTTAAATTCTTCGGGCAATGAAAAGCAATAATTAACTACATTGTAATCTAAAAACGGAACTCTCACTTCCAAACTATTTGCCATCGACATCATATCTGTTTTTGTTAACATATCTCCTTTTAGCACCAAATCCATATCGGTATATAAAATAGAATTTAGTTTTACGTTATTTTTGTCAATATGTTTTAAAATTTCAGATTTTCTTTTAAAATATTCTTTTATATTTAATTCATTGCTTATTAATGCTTTTGCATTATTCTCCGAAGAAAAGCTACACCATAGCCAGTATCTTTCTTTTGCATTCAAGGCAACTCCACCGGCAAATCTGTTAATTTGCCTAATTTTATTGATAATTGCTGAATGTCTTGATTGGGGCAAAGCATTTGTGAATGGTTTTAAGAGTCCTATAATTTTTGAAGCAGATTTATTTTTTTGTATGAAATATTCTGCTCTGTGTTTATTGTATCCGGCAAACATTTCATCTCCACCATCACCTGAAAGGGCAACTGTAACGTGCTTTCTTACATGATGACTGAGAATATTCACCGCCAATGCCGAAGAATCGGCAAACGGTTCGTCAATATAATCAAGTGCACTATGCAAATGAGAAAATAAATCATCATTAGTAAGCGAAAATACAGTATGGTTGGTTTTAAATTTTTTGGAAACAAGCTTTGCATAATGAGTTTCATCAAAATACGGTTCATCTTTATAGCCAATGGAAAAAGTATTTATATTTTTTTTATATTGGGAAGCTATCGCTGTAATAATTGAAGAATCAATGCCTCCGCTTAAAAATACACCGAGCGGAACATCCGATATTAATCTCAACTCCACAGAATTATTCATTAATTCCTCAAGTTTATTTTGTGCTTCACTGTATGATATGCTTGTGTTTTCTGAAGGTTCAGGAATTTTATAATAATATTTTTGCAAAATTTCTGCATTTTCTGGCTTTTTAAGATTCTTGATTATTAAAAATGAACCTGAATCAAGCTTTTTAACATTTTTAAAAATTGAATGCGGATTTGGAATATAATTTAATTGCAAATATGTAAATAGCGAAGCATCATCAATATCCTTAGGAATACCATAAGAAAGCAAAGCTTTCATTTCCGATGCAAAAATAAATTTATCTTCATCGCGATAAATCAGTAGTGGTTTTATTCCCATCCTGTCCCTTGCAATAAACAAGGATTCTTCAACATTATCATAAATTGCAAAAGCAAAAAAACCGTTTATTTTTTCCAGACAAGAAACTCCTTCGTTAATATATAATTGCAATAAAACCTCGGTATCACTTTGTGAGCGGAATTTAAACCCTTTATCTGATAATTGTTTTCTATGTTCTTTAAAATTAAAAAATTCTCCATTAAGAATTATTGTATATCTCCCCGAATTATCCGTGAAAGGTTGTGATGCAATTTCAGAAGTATCAATTATTGCAAGTCGTGCATGGCCTACAGAAATATTATTATGCTTAAATACACCATTGCCATCGGGTCCTCTTTTAGATAATTCTTTTACCGATAATTCAACTTTATTAAAAAGCGATTTGCCTTTATCGGTAAATGCTACTATTCCTGTAATTCCGCACACTTATATTATAATTAAAAGATAATCTTATTATTGATAAAATATGAATATTTACTGCGAAGATAGGTAAATTTGAGTAAATTGTAAAATCATGAAGTAGTGAATTTGTGAAATAAGGAACATTGAATTTATCGTTCAATTTTAAATATAAATCATTTCTCGCAGAGGTGCAAAGTCGCAAAGATTTTAACAGTGAAGTAATCCAACAATATATCAATCCTAAACTATTATTTTTTCAACTCTAAGTACTTAAGGCACTT comes from the Bacteroidales bacterium genome and includes:
- a CDS encoding MraY family glycosyltransferase → MRGLIELIIFFICAIIFSFVINGLFLKFSKTLGIRNNNGNEIRWSSQDKPSLGGISFYIIFLVSIIFCSFFHKEYQSFNLKFLGFFVACTLGFVMGLADDAFNTRPLLKFFTQLFCSLILIFTGTYINIFQNDLYNYLITIFWVVGLMNSINMLDNMDSIATIVSVFILVSILVLVLLQHFIIDVYVLLLIGILASLIGFLFYNWYPSKMYMGDTGSQLLGIFLAGIGIVFYWNNKDFNGNEIFTKRILNAVIIFSLPIIDTTIVVFNRIMRKQSPFIGGKDHTTHNLFYLGHTEKQIAFIFSFLSAISVIMMVIINSIAKWNHLYISLFVLYLVFLFGILFYVTKMKKKNHIKKS
- the rfbC gene encoding dTDP-4-dehydrorhamnose 3,5-epimerase, which translates into the protein MKIIKTFISDLLIIEPDVFQDDRGYFFESYNEEVFNKNGIKYKFVQDNESKSQKNVIRGLHFQIPPHEQAKLIRVIKGKVMDVVVDIRKKSHTYGKYFSIELSEENKTMLLVPSGFAHGFATLKDKTVFSYKCSNFYNKDSERCILWNDPDLNIKWNINNPVLSEKDKKGLKFKDYISLF
- a CDS encoding polysaccharide biosynthesis tyrosine autokinase, translating into MLKKKLSNINDEFDPKLFIFIFKKSIFWIISFFVMAGVMAFLYLRYTHPVYEAVSIIQQNSTNTANILNANDDQSGSTEKDLELLRAPVFLNRVFSKLPLNISYYLKGTILDFEAYTSTPFNVEVKVKEPSLFGKQIFLNFIDNRRFKIDYELNGRVYNQHGLVNVWMTFPQIDFKISVINYSAIIEQRSKNLSDDYYFIVNDPQRIVAINSSRLKINILNGAAKTIQISFQDRNSNKAADIVNTIAQEFKIYDIEKKAESAKNILEFLDNQLTEVYNKLNETETQLRAFKKGNIIEALNNKNFFTGKEIDTSTIDSFINDVKTLETKNIPLKIDDIENKIVNIYYQNGILSEIENNIVKNKDVDIYKLIAILAGSDLQQGMITGILNNIQQLLIKKEQILYDVTLKSGQVESINFQIEVQKKLLNETIKAIRKNNDVKKKELFGKIYEYYKILSKEVNPTDTANGTGIFPIEYTVLQRMHSINERYYDQLVQKKAEYSISKAGYTSNNEILQIAMAPTVPISPNKRNIVMACILAALFFCLAVIIIRYVLYNYICLLSDITKYTDIPVLGMIPKYRREIPITQMIVDKRPKSLIAESLRAVRTNLQYISNEPGPKIISITSTISGEGKTFVAVNLAGIMAFSEKKVILIDSDMRKPKIHIGFGVDNDKGLSTVLIGKDTIENCIRPSSVEYLDILTAGPTPPNPSELVLSLKMDEIIIYLKTKYDYIIIDNPPAGLVTDGIINIQRADYPIYIFKANYSNKAFIENVDKLVNENKISKLAIILNGVEILTSEYGYGKGYKNYGYGYGYGYGYGYGYGYGYGYGYYDEDKNKKVKVSFLKRILGIKV
- a CDS encoding polysaccharide biosynthesis/export family protein encodes the protein MLRTGVDYQYTPLPTDSNQLYKISPNDIISFALFTNDGERLVDPVNGTIGGNTLNFNRNDNGVNGYASSGGGLTLQVEYDGTVKFPVLGRIQIAGLTSRETEKMLEEKFTVYFNKPFVQVHVSNNRIILIRGGTNSSVVPLYNSKTTLFELIAQSGGIGEGKSHKIKIIRRTKEGNQVFQIDLSRVQNIDQGNIVLQANDIIYIEPRDKVPEEFMNTISPYMSLISTILLIYYTLGAKK
- a CDS encoding glycosyltransferase, encoding MPRVLRILNRFNLGGPTYNAAYLTKYLEPEFETMLIGGDNDETEENSEYIVRSLGIIPFTIPEMKRSINPYYDIIAYRKIRDIIKRFRPHIVHTHASKAGALGRRAASYMKVPVIIHTFHGHVFDAYFSSIKSSFYVNIERQLAKKSTRIIALSEIQKEELAKKYKICKPEKIEVIPLGFDLDKFQENMDFKRESFRKDYNIAYDEIAIGIIGRIVPIKNHIMFIEALKYILERTDKKIRVFIIGDGTEKTNIELKAKELGISYLEGNYKNEKAIITFTSWIKNIDYAISGMDIIALTSLNEGTPVSLIEAQAANKPIVTTDVGGIKNVVIPNQTAFISPNGDAEKFGENMLKLLDDDNLRAVFGKSGADFVRKKYHYTCLVNNMKNLYLSLLKENADKINQHKK
- the asnB gene encoding asparagine synthase (glutamine-hydrolyzing), whose amino-acid sequence is MCGITGIVAFTDKGKSLFNKVELSVKELSKRGPDGNGVFKHNNISVGHARLAIIDTSEIASQPFTDNSGRYTIILNGEFFNFKEHRKQLSDKGFKFRSQSDTEVLLQLYINEGVSCLEKINGFFAFAIYDNVEESLFIARDRMGIKPLLIYRDEDKFIFASEMKALLSYGIPKDIDDASLFTYLQLNYIPNPHSIFKNVKKLDSGSFLIIKNLKKPENAEILQKYYYKIPEPSENTSISYSEAQNKLEELMNNSVELRLISDVPLGVFLSGGIDSSIITAIASQYKKNINTFSIGYKDEPYFDETHYAKLVSKKFKTNHTVFSLTNDDLFSHLHSALDYIDEPFADSSALAVNILSHHVRKHVTVALSGDGGDEMFAGYNKHRAEYFIQKNKSASKIIGLLKPFTNALPQSRHSAIINKIRQINRFAGGVALNAKERYWLWCSFSSENNAKALISNELNIKEYFKRKSEILKHIDKNNVKLNSILYTDMDLVLKGDMLTKTDMMSMANSLEVRVPFLDYNVVNYCFSLPEEFKIVQKHQKKILKDTFRKYLPEELYTRKKHGFEVPLLKWLRTDLKSMLEDNLLNDNFVKEQGIFDISIVKSMKDKLFSANPGDVHAQIWGLLVFQYWWKKYMN